A single genomic interval of Planctomycetia bacterium harbors:
- a CDS encoding tyrosine-type recombinase/integrase, with product MLPKDHELDQELTESSTEVIEISVNSSPAAATLSALAAVPEEQIWLGKLRSKRTREAYRRDVRHFMKTFGIATLDELRRADHRAVLAWEASMREREGLEASTIRRRLAALSSLFTHLVNYGAVATNPVRDIQRPSINRREGKTLAFSQQQARAILDAPPLDTVQGLRDRAILAVGFQVGLRRAEIAALRVGDVHQNRGFDAIWVTRKGRKRDSIAVHPQVVQRVRDYLAVVGHAADLDGPLFRPVRANDKQDDPRRCLASDAIDRVLRRCARQIRLDRGYSAHSMRATFITTALDNGASLEDVQRAAGHADPSTTLLYDRRGYDPERSASFFANY from the coding sequence GTGCTGCCGAAGGATCACGAACTGGATCAAGAATTAACCGAGTCGAGCACGGAAGTGATCGAGATTTCTGTCAATTCTTCACCGGCGGCGGCCACGCTCTCGGCACTGGCTGCCGTGCCCGAGGAACAAATCTGGCTGGGTAAGCTACGGAGTAAGCGGACGCGCGAGGCGTATCGCCGCGACGTGAGACATTTTATGAAGACGTTCGGAATTGCGACACTCGACGAGTTGCGCCGCGCCGATCATCGGGCCGTACTGGCGTGGGAAGCGTCGATGCGCGAACGCGAAGGCTTGGAAGCTTCGACGATTCGTCGTCGGCTCGCTGCTCTGTCGAGTCTGTTCACGCACCTCGTGAATTACGGCGCCGTGGCGACCAATCCGGTTCGCGATATCCAGCGGCCCAGCATCAATCGCCGCGAAGGCAAAACCTTGGCATTTTCGCAGCAGCAAGCCCGTGCGATTCTTGATGCGCCGCCGCTCGACACCGTGCAAGGACTCCGCGACCGAGCGATTTTGGCCGTTGGATTTCAAGTCGGACTGCGTCGCGCCGAAATTGCGGCCCTGCGCGTCGGCGACGTGCATCAGAATCGCGGCTTCGATGCGATTTGGGTCACCCGCAAAGGCCGCAAGCGCGACTCGATCGCAGTCCATCCGCAAGTCGTGCAGCGAGTTCGCGATTACCTCGCGGTCGTCGGCCACGCTGCGGATCTTGACGGGCCGTTGTTCCGACCCGTTCGCGCCAACGACAAACAGGACGACCCTCGCAGGTGCCTCGCATCGGACGCTATCGATCGCGTTCTGCGTCGTTGCGCCCGCCAGATACGCTTGGATCGCGGCTACTCGGCACATTCGATGCGGGCCACGTTCATCACGACCGCGCTCGACAACGGCGCCAGCCTGGAAGACGTGCAGCGTGCCGCCGGCCACGCCGACCCGTCCACGACGCTGCTCTACGACCGTCGGGGCTACGACCCGGAACGGTCGGCGTCATTTTTTGCAAACTACTGA
- a CDS encoding HlyD family efflux transporter periplasmic adaptor subunit codes for MSRLLSRGLIVTVFLAALVGGGLYLWSQQGESGATPEAAAPVPPAERQTVRVSPQALKNLALVAKPLALTTYWRKIDVPGMIVDRPGVSDRGVVAPVAGIITKIHAYPGDTVEPNAPLFSMRLVSEQLHASQLELFKATREIENAQAQIQRLSSLSQSGALAQSRIIEIENQVRVLDATAQAYRQDLQARGLAVDRIEAAASGEFVTEITVKAPGEQALRVAEIALASAVDEPQRLPFNFELHELKVELGQQVGAGTVLCTLADHRALLIEGRGFKDDMPLIQQAVRENWDVDVEFEQRSGPTWPAAPTKFRIHHVANTIDTENRTFAFYLSLENQWQAYDRDGETRLLWRYRPGDRVQLRVAVDQMKDVFAVPRDAVVRDGPEAYVFRQNGNLFDRLAVHVLNEDQREIVLANDGTLRPGFYIPQNAAASLNRVLKAQAASGTPANVHVHADGTVHGAH; via the coding sequence ATGTCACGTTTATTGAGCCGTGGGCTTATTGTAACGGTATTTCTTGCCGCCTTAGTCGGCGGTGGGCTGTATTTGTGGTCGCAGCAAGGCGAATCTGGCGCAACGCCGGAGGCCGCCGCGCCGGTTCCCCCGGCCGAGCGTCAAACCGTCCGTGTCAGCCCACAGGCGCTCAAGAACCTGGCGCTTGTGGCGAAGCCACTTGCGCTCACGACGTATTGGCGGAAGATTGACGTGCCAGGCATGATCGTCGATCGACCGGGCGTCAGTGATCGCGGCGTCGTCGCTCCAGTAGCGGGCATCATTACCAAGATTCATGCCTATCCAGGCGATACCGTCGAGCCAAACGCGCCGCTGTTCTCGATGCGGCTCGTCAGTGAACAGTTGCATGCCTCGCAACTGGAATTGTTCAAAGCAACACGGGAAATTGAAAACGCCCAGGCTCAGATTCAGCGACTTTCCAGCTTATCGCAGTCTGGCGCACTGGCCCAATCGCGAATCATCGAAATCGAAAACCAGGTTCGCGTCCTAGACGCGACGGCGCAAGCCTACCGGCAAGACCTACAGGCGCGCGGACTCGCCGTCGACCGGATCGAGGCCGCGGCCAGCGGGGAGTTCGTCACGGAAATCACGGTCAAAGCGCCAGGCGAACAGGCACTTCGCGTGGCGGAAATCGCGCTTGCGTCGGCCGTGGACGAACCCCAGAGACTGCCCTTCAATTTCGAACTTCACGAACTCAAGGTAGAACTTGGACAGCAAGTCGGCGCCGGAACCGTGCTTTGTACGTTGGCCGATCATCGAGCGCTCTTGATCGAAGGCCGCGGCTTCAAGGACGACATGCCGCTTATTCAGCAAGCGGTACGGGAAAATTGGGACGTGGACGTGGAATTCGAACAGCGGTCGGGACCAACCTGGCCTGCCGCGCCCACCAAGTTCCGCATTCATCACGTAGCGAATACGATCGACACCGAAAATCGGACGTTCGCCTTTTATCTGTCGCTCGAAAATCAATGGCAGGCGTACGACCGTGACGGCGAGACGCGGCTGCTGTGGCGTTATCGCCCGGGCGATCGCGTGCAACTGCGTGTGGCGGTGGATCAGATGAAGGACGTGTTTGCGGTGCCGCGAGACGCCGTGGTGCGCGACGGACCCGAGGCCTATGTGTTTCGCCAGAATGGCAACCTGTTTGACCGCCTGGCGGTGCATGTCCTGAATGAAGACCAGCGCGAAATCGTGCTGGCGAACGATGGCACGCTCCGTCCCGGGTTTTACATTCCCCAGAACGCGGCGGCATCCTTGAACCGAGTCTTGAAGGCGCAGGCGGCAAGTGGAACGCCGGCGAATGTGCATGTCCATGCGGACGGCACGGTCCACGGCGCACACTAA
- a CDS encoding MT-A70 family methyltransferase, with protein MTFPTIYADPAWQYDNESARGAAARHYSTMSVEQICKEPVRKLAAKNAHLHLWTTNGFLREAFAVIDAWGFKFKSCFVWVKDGIGTGNYWRVSHEFLLLGVRGGLAFRDQTLGSWMQAPRSAHSRKPGNIRTLVERVSPGPYLELYAREELPHSAWTVYGNQVERRLF; from the coding sequence GTGACCTTCCCCACTATCTACGCTGATCCGGCGTGGCAGTACGATAACGAATCCGCCCGTGGCGCTGCAGCACGACATTACTCGACCATGTCAGTCGAGCAGATTTGTAAGGAGCCGGTACGCAAGCTGGCCGCGAAGAACGCCCATCTCCATCTGTGGACGACGAACGGCTTTCTCCGAGAGGCTTTTGCCGTGATCGACGCCTGGGGATTCAAGTTCAAATCTTGCTTCGTGTGGGTGAAAGACGGAATCGGCACGGGCAACTATTGGCGGGTCTCACACGAGTTTCTGTTGCTCGGTGTGCGAGGGGGCCTTGCGTTTCGGGATCAAACGCTGGGAAGCTGGATGCAGGCACCTCGTTCCGCACATAGCCGGAAGCCGGGCAACATTCGGACGCTCGTGGAGAGGGTCAGCCCAGGCCCATACCTGGAACTTTACGCGCGTGAAGAACTGCCGCACTCCGCCTGGACGGTTTACGGAAACCAAGTGGAACGACGTCTGTTCTAA
- a CDS encoding efflux RND transporter permease subunit, which translates to TYKDLADAALMMLAVPEALAGGAFFMYLFPKIMQGWDAPPMDFSVAVWVGFIACFGMATETGIIMLVYLREAIEKRGGLENIKSLEELRQAVIEGAVHRLRPKLLTEGVAIIAIFPMVFAKGVGGEILAPMALPVLGGLLISDEVVDLFLPVRFYWVRRARWLKLHGKSESPHDLPAASQTEATMEHVAN; encoded by the coding sequence ACGTACAAAGACTTGGCCGACGCGGCCTTGATGATGCTGGCCGTTCCCGAGGCCTTGGCCGGAGGAGCGTTCTTCATGTACTTATTTCCAAAGATTATGCAAGGCTGGGATGCGCCGCCGATGGATTTCAGCGTCGCGGTTTGGGTCGGCTTCATCGCCTGCTTTGGCATGGCGACCGAGACCGGCATCATCATGTTGGTCTATTTGCGCGAGGCCATCGAAAAGCGCGGCGGCCTGGAAAACATCAAGTCTCTCGAAGAGCTGCGCCAGGCCGTCATCGAAGGCGCCGTGCATCGACTGCGCCCGAAATTGTTGACCGAGGGCGTGGCCATCATCGCGATCTTTCCGATGGTCTTTGCCAAAGGCGTCGGTGGCGAGATCCTTGCGCCGATGGCGCTGCCGGTCCTCGGCGGATTGCTGATCTCGGACGAAGTTGTGGATCTGTTCCTTCCCGTTCGCTTCTATTGGGTTCGGCGCGCCCGCTGGCTGAAGTTGCACGGCAAGTCCGAATCCCCCCACGATTTGCCGGCCGCCTCGCAAACGGAAGCGACGATGGAGCACGTCGCAAACTGA